The following are encoded together in the Blautia obeum ATCC 29174 genome:
- the mobT gene encoding MobT family relaxase, with product MEGFSLNEETWVRDIKEKREVYGISQKKLALAAGITRPYLSDIETGKAHPSEALQEAITEALERFNPDNPLEMLFDYVRIRFPTTDVKYIVEDVLRLKLSYFIHEDYGFYSYTEHYYLGDIFVLVSSELEKGVLLELKGRGCRQFESYLLAQERSWYEFFMDVLMEDGVMKRLDLAINDKTGILNIPHLTEKCRNEECISVFRSFKSYRSGELVRREEKECMGNTLYIGSLQSEVYFCIYEKDYEQYKKHDIPIADAEVKNRFEIRLKNERAFYAIRDLLEHDNPERTAFQIINRYVRFVDRDDTKPRSDWRISEEWAWFIGEHRGSLKLTTKPEPYSFERTLHWLSHQVAPTLKLALRLDKMNHTQIVHDIITHARLTEKHEKILKQQAAAAKEVVL from the coding sequence CTGGAGGGATTTTCACTGAATGAAGAAACATGGGTACGGGACATCAAAGAGAAACGGGAAGTTTACGGTATCTCACAAAAGAAACTTGCCTTAGCTGCCGGAATCACCCGTCCGTACCTGAGCGATATTGAAACGGGCAAGGCTCACCCATCCGAAGCATTACAGGAAGCCATCACGGAAGCTCTGGAACGCTTCAATCCAGACAATCCCCTTGAAATGCTCTTTGATTATGTTCGGATTCGCTTCCCTACTACGGATGTGAAGTATATCGTGGAAGACGTGCTGCGGCTAAAGCTATCTTACTTTATCCATGAAGACTATGGATTTTACTCTTACACGGAGCATTACTATCTGGGGGATATTTTCGTTCTGGTATCGTCGGAACTGGAAAAAGGGGTGCTGCTGGAACTGAAAGGGCGTGGCTGCCGCCAGTTTGAAAGCTATCTGCTGGCACAGGAACGGAGCTGGTATGAGTTTTTCATGGACGTTCTCATGGAGGACGGCGTGATGAAGCGGCTTGACCTTGCCATCAATGACAAAACGGGAATCCTGAACATTCCCCATCTGACAGAGAAGTGCCGGAATGAGGAATGTATCTCGGTCTTCCGCAGCTTCAAAAGCTACCGCAGCGGCGAACTGGTACGGCGTGAGGAAAAAGAATGTATGGGGAACACCCTGTATATCGGCTCCCTCCAAAGTGAAGTGTACTTCTGCATTTACGAAAAGGACTATGAGCAGTACAAAAAGCATGATATTCCCATTGCGGACGCAGAGGTAAAGAACCGCTTTGAAATCCGGCTGAAAAATGAGCGTGCCTTTTACGCCATCCGTGACCTGTTAGAACATGACAATCCAGAACGGACAGCCTTTCAAATCATCAACCGCTATGTCCGGTTCGTGGACAGGGACGATACAAAGCCCCGTTCAGACTGGCGTATCAGTGAGGAATGGGCGTGGTTTATCGGGGAACACAGGGGCAGCCTGAAACTGACAACCAAACCGGAACCCTATTCCTTTGAACGCACCCTGCACTGGCTCTCCCATCAGGTAGCCCCCACGTTAAAGCTGGCTCTCCGTCTGGATAAGATGAACCACACCCAGATTGTCCATGACATCATCACCCATGCAAGGCTGACGG
- a CDS encoding FtsK/SpoIIIE domain-containing protein, with the protein MKQLFPRGKRIRPTDKDLVSHTALAALFPVFLLVVLLFHTGQIAGANWQEVSLSQIIQDVNIPYLLFSMGVAGMVCLTAVLLFWRYRRDEVKQLIHRQKLARMVLENKWYESEQRKEDAFFKDLSSSRSKETITYFPKIYYRMKQGLLHIRVEITLGKYQEQLLNLERKLESGLYCELTDKELKDSYVEYTLLYDTIANRISIEDVQAKDGRLRLMENVWWEYDKLPHMLIAGGTGGGKTYFILTLIEALLRTNAVLFVLDPKNADLADLQAVMPDVYYKKEDMLACIDRFYEEMMKRSEDMKLMENYRTGENYAYLGLPAHFLIFDEYVAFMEMLGTKENAAVLNKLKQIVMLGRQAGFFLILACQRPDAKYLGDGIRDQFNFRVALGRMSEMGYGMMFGETTKDFFLKQIKGRGYVDVGTSVISEFYTPLVPKGHDFLKEIKNLIDSRQGVQAACGAKAAETD; encoded by the coding sequence ATGAAGCAGCTTTTTCCCCGTGGAAAACGTATCCGCCCCACGGATAAAGACCTTGTGTCCCATACTGCCCTTGCCGCCCTGTTCCCTGTCTTCCTGCTGGTTGTCCTGCTGTTTCATACAGGGCAGATTGCCGGAGCCAACTGGCAGGAAGTGTCCCTCTCCCAGATAATACAGGATGTAAACATCCCTTACCTGTTATTCAGTATGGGCGTGGCAGGAATGGTGTGCCTTACAGCAGTTCTTCTGTTCTGGCGATACCGCAGGGATGAAGTAAAGCAGCTCATCCACCGCCAAAAACTGGCAAGGATGGTGTTGGAAAACAAGTGGTATGAATCAGAGCAGAGAAAAGAAGACGCTTTTTTCAAGGACTTGTCTTCCAGCCGTTCCAAAGAAACCATCACTTACTTTCCCAAAATCTACTACCGTATGAAACAGGGCTTGCTCCATATCCGTGTGGAAATCACTTTGGGGAAATATCAGGAACAGCTCTTAAACTTGGAGAGAAAGCTGGAAAGCGGCTTGTACTGTGAGCTGACGGATAAGGAATTAAAGGATTCCTATGTGGAGTACACCCTACTCTATGATACCATTGCCAACCGTATCTCCATTGAAGACGTACAGGCAAAGGACGGCAGGCTCCGGCTCATGGAAAATGTCTGGTGGGAGTATGATAAGCTCCCCCATATGCTCATTGCCGGAGGAACCGGCGGCGGAAAGACCTACTTCATCCTGACCCTCATTGAAGCCCTGCTCCGCACTAACGCCGTCCTGTTCGTGTTAGACCCAAAGAACGCTGACCTTGCGGATTTACAGGCGGTTATGCCGGATGTGTACTACAAAAAGGAAGATATGCTCGCCTGCATTGACCGTTTCTATGAAGAAATGATGAAACGCAGCGAAGACATGAAGCTCATGGAGAATTACCGGACAGGGGAAAATTACGCTTACTTGGGACTTCCGGCACATTTCCTTATCTTTGATGAATATGTGGCATTTATGGAAATGCTCGGCACAAAGGAAAACGCCGCCGTCCTCAACAAGTTAAAACAAATCGTTATGCTTGGGCGGCAGGCTGGCTTCTTCCTGATTCTCGCCTGCCAGCGTCCAGACGCAAAGTATCTGGGGGACGGAATCCGTGACCAGTTCAATTTCCGTGTAGCTCTGGGGCGGATGTCGGAAATGGGCTATGGGATGATGTTCGGGGAAACCACAAAGGACTTCTTCCTCAAGCAGATAAAAGGGCGTGGCTATGTGGATGTGGGAACCAGCGTTATCTCGGAATTTTACACGCCCCTTGTGCCAAAAGGACACGATTTCCTCAAGGAAATAAAAAATCTCATAGACAGCAGGCAGGGAGTGCAGGCGGCGTGCGGAGCAAAAGCCGCAGAAACGGACTGA
- a CDS encoding YdcP family protein, with translation MRLANGIVIDKEATFGALKFSALRREVHLQNEDGSVSEEIKERTYDLKSRGQGRMIQVSIPASVPLKELDYNAEVELINPVADTVATATFQGAEVDWYIKAEDIVLKKGAAMNPQTPKKDAPPAK, from the coding sequence ATGAGATTAGCAAACGGAATCGTGATTGACAAGGAAGCAACATTCGGGGCATTGAAATTTTCTGCCCTCCGCCGTGAGGTTCACCTCCAGAATGAAGACGGCTCGGTATCAGAAGAAATCAAGGAGCGTACCTATGACTTAAAATCCAGAGGACAGGGGCGTATGATTCAGGTTTCCATCCCTGCCAGCGTGCCGTTAAAGGAGCTCGATTACAACGCAGAGGTGGAACTTATCAATCCAGTGGCAGATACTGTGGCAACGGCTACCTTTCAGGGAGCAGAGGTGGACTGGTACATCAAGGCAGAGGATATTGTCCTGAAAAAAGGGGCTGCCATGAATCCCCAGACACCGAAGAAAGACGCTCCCCCTGCAAAATAA
- a CDS encoding YdcP family protein, which produces MELKFVIPNMEKTFGNLEFAGEDKTEQRRINGRMAVLSRSFNLYSDVQRADDIVVILPAEAGEKHFDFEERVKLVNPRITAEGYKIGTRGFTNYILHADDMVKA; this is translated from the coding sequence ATGGAATTAAAATTCGTTATTCCCAACATGGAAAAGACATTCGGCAACTTGGAGTTTGCCGGAGAAGACAAAACAGAACAGAGAAGAATCAACGGACGCATGGCGGTACTCTCCCGCAGCTTCAATCTTTATTCAGACGTGCAGAGGGCGGATGATATTGTGGTTATCCTCCCTGCCGAAGCCGGAGAGAAGCATTTTGACTTTGAGGAACGTGTAAAGCTCGTCAATCCCCGTATCACCGCAGAGGGCTATAAAATCGGCACAAGGGGCTTTACCAACTACATTTTGCACGCTGACGATATGGTAAAAGCGTAA
- a CDS encoding Na+/H+ antiporter NhaC family protein — protein MEVLTIGIFCALLIICIITGKSILYALLAGLIIFSLYGKKQGYSWRQISRMALQGVWKVKNILLTFILIGMLTALWRQAGTIPAIICYTVHLIKPSTFLLMTFLLNCLISVLTGTALGTAATIGVVCATMASALGIPSWMTGGAILSGVYFGDRCSPVSTSALLVAELTETGIYTNIKNMIKSALAPFTITCILYLTVSIQLHGKTEMPDLGHAFGSEFRLSWIALLPAAVILLLAVMQAGVKIAMIASIVTAIPVCIGLQNMAFTELPELLLNGFHSTDVTVAAMLNGGGITSMLKVGAIVCISSSYSGIFQATGILNGFQKMVCLLADRTKPYFAVLVTSILTSVMACNQTLAIMLTDQLCSRTEPDKLRFANNLEDSAVLIAPLVPWSIACAVPLTAAGAPGYSVLFAVFLYLLPLCDLVLKK, from the coding sequence ATGGAAGTTCTGACGATTGGGATTTTCTGTGCTTTGCTCATTATATGCATCATAACGGGAAAATCTATATTATATGCTCTTCTGGCAGGTCTGATCATTTTCAGCCTGTATGGAAAAAAACAGGGATATAGCTGGAGACAGATTAGCAGGATGGCATTACAGGGAGTCTGGAAAGTAAAAAATATTCTGCTCACATTTATACTGATCGGAATGCTGACAGCACTTTGGCGACAGGCTGGAACAATTCCTGCAATCATCTGTTATACCGTGCATCTGATAAAACCATCGACATTTTTGCTGATGACATTTCTTCTGAATTGTCTGATCTCAGTCCTGACAGGAACTGCTCTTGGTACGGCAGCTACGATTGGTGTTGTATGTGCAACGATGGCTTCTGCACTTGGAATTCCTTCATGGATGACCGGTGGTGCAATTCTTTCCGGGGTATATTTCGGAGATCGTTGTTCTCCTGTTTCGACAAGTGCACTTCTGGTGGCGGAGCTGACGGAGACAGGTATCTATACAAATATAAAAAATATGATCAAAAGTGCATTGGCACCATTTACCATTACCTGTATTCTTTATCTGACTGTCAGCATACAGCTTCATGGAAAAACAGAGATGCCGGATCTTGGACATGCTTTTGGCAGTGAGTTCCGGCTCAGCTGGATTGCATTGCTGCCTGCAGCGGTGATTCTGCTGTTGGCTGTTATGCAGGCAGGGGTGAAGATCGCGATGATCGCAAGTATAGTTACTGCAATTCCTGTCTGTATTGGCCTTCAGAATATGGCATTTACGGAACTTCCTGAACTTCTTCTGAATGGTTTCCATTCTACAGATGTGACGGTAGCGGCAATGCTGAATGGAGGTGGTATCACTTCGATGTTGAAGGTTGGAGCAATCGTATGCATTTCTTCATCTTATTCAGGTATTTTTCAGGCAACAGGAATCCTGAATGGATTTCAGAAAATGGTCTGTTTGCTTGCCGACAGGACAAAACCATATTTTGCAGTGCTTGTCACATCAATCCTGACAAGCGTTATGGCATGTAATCAGACACTGGCAATCATGCTTACAGATCAGCTCTGCAGCAGAACAGAACCGGATAAGCTGCGTTTTGCCAATAATCTGGAGGACAGTGCAGTGCTCATAGCACCTTTGGTGCCGTGGTCGATCGCGTGTGCTGTTCCGCTTACAGCAGCAGGTGCACCGGGATACAGCGTCTTATTTGCAGTGTTTTTGTATCTGCTTCCGTTGTGCGATTTAGTGTTAAAAAAATAA
- a CDS encoding sirohydrochlorin cobaltochelatase gives MKNKTVKALAIAMTVATVTMMGSASIYASDDTAETATEETADDAETADDAETADTEEASDDDQKAADEVAALIDKIYVQERTDTTDEDCKAAKEAWDKLTDAQKELVEGEEADPDYFGRDTGDASKDDPRNQDEIGENELLVVSFGTSFNDSRAEDIKGIEDKLQEAYPDWSVRRAFTAQIIINHVEARDDEVIDNMQQALDRAVDNGVKNLVVQPTHLMHGAEYDEMTEAIDGYKDKFESVAIAEPMLGEVGDDATVINDDKKAVAQAITDEACKEAGYDSMEAAAEDGTAFVFMGHGTSHTANVTYDQMQTQMNDLGFTNAFIGTVEGEPEDTECQAVIAKVKDAGFKKVVLRPLMVVAGDHANNDMAGDDDDSWKSQFNASGAFDSVDCQIAGLGRIEAVEDLYVEHTKAAIDSLGTADTTEETTDDTAEAADDTTDGAEEVTDDSAAE, from the coding sequence ATGAAAAACAAAACTGTAAAAGCACTGGCAATTGCAATGACTGTAGCAACAGTCACAATGATGGGATCTGCAAGCATCTACGCTTCTGATGACACTGCTGAGACAGCAACAGAAGAAACCGCAGATGATGCAGAAACCGCAGATGATGCAGAAACCGCTGATACAGAAGAAGCTTCCGATGATGATCAGAAAGCAGCAGATGAAGTAGCAGCACTGATCGACAAGATTTATGTTCAGGAAAGAACTGATACAACAGATGAAGACTGCAAAGCTGCCAAAGAAGCATGGGATAAACTGACAGACGCTCAGAAGGAACTGGTTGAAGGCGAAGAAGCTGATCCGGATTACTTCGGACGTGACACTGGTGATGCATCCAAAGATGATCCTCGTAACCAGGATGAAATCGGTGAGAACGAACTTCTTGTTGTAAGCTTTGGTACATCCTTCAACGACAGCCGTGCTGAGGATATCAAAGGAATCGAAGACAAACTGCAGGAAGCATATCCGGATTGGTCTGTAAGACGTGCATTTACAGCACAGATCATTATCAACCATGTAGAAGCAAGAGATGATGAAGTGATTGACAATATGCAGCAGGCACTTGACCGTGCAGTTGATAATGGCGTTAAAAATCTTGTTGTTCAGCCTACACATCTGATGCATGGTGCTGAATATGATGAAATGACAGAAGCAATTGATGGATACAAAGATAAATTTGAATCTGTTGCAATCGCAGAGCCAATGCTTGGCGAAGTTGGTGATGACGCTACTGTAATTAACGATGATAAGAAAGCTGTTGCACAGGCTATCACAGATGAAGCCTGCAAAGAAGCTGGATATGACAGTATGGAAGCTGCTGCAGAAGATGGAACAGCATTTGTATTCATGGGACATGGTACTTCCCATACAGCAAATGTAACATATGATCAGATGCAGACACAGATGAATGACCTTGGATTCACAAATGCTTTCATTGGTACTGTAGAAGGTGAACCGGAAGATACAGAATGCCAGGCTGTTATCGCAAAAGTTAAAGATGCTGGATTTAAGAAAGTTGTTCTTCGTCCACTGATGGTTGTTGCTGGTGACCATGCAAACAACGATATGGCTGGTGATGATGACGATTCCTGGAAATCTCAGTTCAATGCATCTGGTGCATTTGACAGCGTTGACTGCCAGATCGCAGGTCTTGGAAGAATTGAAGCTGTAGAGGATCTTTACGTAGAGCATACAAAAGCAGCAATTGATTCTCTTGGAACAGCTGATACAACTGAAGAAACAACAGATGATACTGCAGAAGCAGCAGATGACACAACAGATGGTGCAGAAGAAGTTACAGACGATTCTGCAGCAGAATAA
- a CDS encoding ABC transporter substrate-binding protein: MRKTLRIFLCAALSASMMLTVPVWAQSADEKETTESNAVRQDLAGLKYDHSLELQYADQFSVDYYEDGYALITIAGDGQFLLVPEGKEAPEGLDSDIAVIKQPLDNIYLVATSAMDLFCALDGLDSISLSGTNADGWYIDEAKKALEDGSISFAGKYSAPDYELILSKNCDLAIESTMIYHKPEVKEKLEQFGIPVLVEHSSYESHPLGRTEWLKLYGVLLGKEELADKLFQEQVDKLKAIEDSESTGKTVAFFYINSVGAANVRKSGDYVSKMIELAGGKYIFSDLGAEDDNSLSTMNMQMEEFYAGAKDADYIIYNSTIDGELTDISQMLEKSSLLADFKAVKDGNVWCTNQNLFQETMELGTMIEDIHTMLTSDDPNLDTLTYMHKLK, encoded by the coding sequence ATGAGAAAAACGTTACGCATTTTTTTATGCGCAGCATTGAGCGCATCAATGATGCTGACTGTACCTGTATGGGCTCAGTCAGCTGATGAAAAAGAGACGACAGAAAGTAATGCCGTCAGACAGGACCTGGCTGGCTTAAAATATGATCACAGTCTGGAACTTCAGTATGCAGATCAGTTTTCAGTAGATTATTATGAAGATGGTTATGCACTTATCACAATTGCAGGAGATGGGCAGTTTCTTCTTGTTCCGGAAGGAAAAGAAGCTCCGGAAGGCCTTGACAGTGATATTGCAGTTATTAAACAGCCACTTGATAATATCTATCTTGTGGCAACATCGGCAATGGATCTTTTCTGTGCATTGGACGGGCTGGACAGCATCAGTCTTTCAGGAACCAATGCTGACGGATGGTATATCGATGAGGCTAAGAAAGCACTGGAAGATGGAAGTATTTCTTTTGCTGGTAAGTACAGTGCACCGGATTACGAACTGATTTTGTCTAAAAATTGTGATCTGGCGATTGAGTCTACAATGATCTACCATAAACCGGAAGTAAAAGAAAAGCTTGAGCAGTTCGGGATCCCGGTTCTGGTAGAGCATTCAAGTTACGAAAGTCATCCGCTTGGCCGTACTGAGTGGTTGAAGCTATATGGGGTTCTTCTTGGAAAAGAAGAACTTGCAGACAAACTTTTTCAGGAACAGGTTGATAAATTGAAAGCAATAGAGGACAGTGAATCTACCGGAAAGACAGTGGCTTTCTTCTATATCAATTCAGTAGGGGCTGCCAATGTTCGTAAGTCAGGAGATTACGTATCCAAGATGATCGAACTCGCCGGTGGAAAATATATTTTCAGTGACCTTGGAGCGGAGGATGATAACTCTCTTTCCACAATGAATATGCAGATGGAAGAGTTTTATGCCGGAGCTAAGGATGCGGATTATATCATCTACAATAGTACGATCGATGGTGAACTGACAGATATCAGCCAGATGCTGGAGAAGAGTTCTCTGCTTGCTGATTTTAAAGCAGTTAAGGATGGAAATGTCTGGTGTACCAATCAGAATCTGTTTCAGGAGACAATGGAACTTGGAACAATGATCGAAGATATTCATACCATGCTGACCTCAGATGATCCAAATCTGGATACACTGACTTATATGCATAAATTAAAATGA
- a CDS encoding FecCD family ABC transporter permease, translated as MRKKLHFRYWLSFIILIVLLLVFIFWNINSGSISISLKDIFQILFHKNGDETAYNIVWEIRLPRILAAVILGGALSVSGFLLQTFFGNPIAGPFVLGISSGAKLIVALTMIYLLGKSMVATSGLMILAAFTGSLISMGFVLLISRKVKQMSMLVVSGIMIGYICSAITDFVVTFADDSNIVNLHNWSLGSFSGTSWDNVSVMAVVVFAALFLTFLMSKPISAYQLGEGYAQNMGVNIKAFRIALILLSSILSACVTAFAGPISFVGIAVPHLIKSLMKTSKPLLVIPGCFLGGAVFCLFCDLIARTAFAPTELSISSVTAVFGAPVVIYIMIRRKRMA; from the coding sequence ATGCGGAAGAAATTACATTTCAGATACTGGCTGTCTTTTATAATACTGATAGTGCTTCTGCTGGTCTTTATATTCTGGAATATCAATTCAGGAAGTATTTCTATTTCACTGAAGGATATATTTCAGATACTGTTCCACAAAAACGGAGATGAGACTGCTTATAATATTGTCTGGGAGATAAGACTGCCACGAATACTGGCGGCAGTGATTCTTGGAGGAGCGCTTTCAGTATCAGGGTTTCTTCTGCAGACATTTTTTGGAAATCCGATCGCAGGTCCTTTTGTACTTGGTATTTCATCAGGTGCAAAACTGATCGTGGCATTGACAATGATCTATCTGCTGGGAAAATCCATGGTAGCTACTTCAGGTCTGATGATTCTGGCTGCGTTTACCGGATCTCTGATATCCATGGGATTTGTGCTTTTGATCTCACGAAAGGTAAAGCAGATGTCCATGCTTGTTGTAAGTGGTATTATGATTGGATATATCTGTTCTGCGATAACAGATTTTGTGGTTACTTTTGCAGATGATTCCAATATTGTAAATCTTCATAACTGGTCACTGGGAAGTTTTTCCGGAACCAGCTGGGATAATGTTTCAGTGATGGCAGTTGTGGTGTTTGCAGCACTTTTTCTTACATTTTTAATGTCTAAGCCGATCAGTGCATATCAGCTTGGCGAAGGCTATGCACAGAATATGGGAGTAAATATCAAAGCATTTCGTATTGCACTGATCCTGCTTTCCAGTATTCTGTCAGCCTGTGTGACCGCTTTTGCCGGTCCGATCTCCTTTGTTGGAATTGCAGTACCACATCTTATAAAAAGTCTTATGAAAACATCCAAACCGCTTCTGGTTATTCCGGGATGTTTTCTTGGAGGCGCTGTATTCTGTCTCTTCTGTGACCTGATCGCAAGAACTGCTTTTGCACCGACAGAACTCAGTATCAGTTCTGTTACTGCAGTATTTGGAGCTCCGGTTGTGATCTATATTATGATTCGAAGAAAGAGGATGGCCTGA
- a CDS encoding ABC transporter ATP-binding protein has product MGEYFVHSEQMTVGYDGKPLIRDIEIRLNRGEILTLIGPNGAGKSTILKSLTRQLKLVGGTVYLDQKLMSQMSGKEVAQKLAVVTTERIRPELMTCEDIVATGRYPYTGTLGILSEGDWEKVHKAMEMVHALDFKDRDFTEISDGQRQRILLARAICQEPEVIVLDEPTSFLDIRHKLELLSILKKMVLEHHTAVLMSLHELDLAQKISDYVICVHGDRIEKYGTPEEIFTSEYIHHLYGITTGSYNASFGCLEMGAPAGKPQVFVIGGNGKGIPVYRKLQRAGIPFIAGVIHSNDLDYDVAKALAAEVISEEPFEAVTEEHLEKAEKMMDDCAEVICCVDKFGTMNAANRRLVEKAKRDGKLKTE; this is encoded by the coding sequence ATGGGAGAATATTTTGTTCATTCTGAACAGATGACAGTAGGATACGATGGAAAGCCACTGATCCGTGATATTGAAATTCGATTGAACCGGGGAGAAATCCTTACTCTGATTGGACCGAACGGTGCAGGAAAATCAACAATATTGAAGAGTCTTACCAGACAGCTAAAGCTGGTGGGAGGAACTGTGTATCTGGATCAGAAACTGATGAGTCAGATGTCAGGCAAGGAAGTCGCACAGAAGCTGGCCGTTGTAACGACGGAGAGAATAAGACCAGAGCTTATGACATGTGAGGATATTGTTGCAACAGGACGATATCCGTATACAGGTACGCTGGGAATCTTATCGGAGGGTGACTGGGAAAAGGTACATAAGGCAATGGAAATGGTCCATGCACTGGATTTTAAGGACAGAGATTTTACCGAGATCAGTGATGGACAGCGACAGAGGATTCTGCTGGCCAGAGCAATCTGCCAGGAACCAGAAGTGATTGTTCTAGATGAGCCGACTTCCTTTTTGGATATTCGTCATAAACTGGAACTTCTTTCTATATTAAAGAAGATGGTTCTGGAACATCACACAGCTGTGTTGATGTCGCTTCATGAACTTGATCTGGCTCAGAAAATATCAGATTATGTGATCTGTGTCCATGGTGACCGGATCGAAAAATATGGTACACCGGAGGAGATTTTTACATCCGAATATATCCATCATCTTTATGGAATTACAACAGGAAGCTATAATGCTTCTTTTGGATGTCTGGAAATGGGCGCTCCGGCAGGTAAACCACAGGTATTTGTCATTGGTGGAAATGGCAAAGGAATTCCGGTATATCGAAAATTGCAGAGAGCGGGTATTCCATTTATTGCAGGTGTGATCCACAGTAATGATCTGGACTATGATGTTGCAAAAGCACTGGCAGCAGAGGTGATCAGCGAAGAACCATTCGAGGCTGTTACAGAAGAACATCTGGAAAAAGCAGAGAAAATGATGGATGATTGTGCAGAAGTCATTTGCTGTGTGGATAAGTTTGGTACAATGAATGCGGCTAATCGGAGACTTGTGGAAAAAGCCAAAAGAGATGGAAAATTAAAAACAGAATAG
- a CDS encoding TetR/AcrR family transcriptional regulator, with translation MGKLESNKKKKEDALYNTAFELFTTKGTNKTTISDIVEKAGVAKGTFYLYFKDKYDIRNKLASSKTQDLFFAAYLAVRQNQITGFPAQLHFMIDHILNALKNDSQLLIFVSKNLSWNVFQAALEQKMPDRDVRFYDKYLQLIEEGHQAYEHPDLLLFSVIELASSTCYNCILYQQPVPLEEYMPYLHKSIDGILSSYQKDSSDTSAD, from the coding sequence ATGGGTAAATTAGAATCAAATAAAAAGAAAAAAGAAGACGCACTGTATAACACTGCTTTCGAACTGTTTACAACAAAAGGAACCAATAAAACTACGATCTCTGATATTGTTGAGAAAGCCGGAGTTGCCAAGGGAACTTTTTATCTGTATTTCAAAGATAAATATGATATCCGAAACAAACTGGCCTCTTCCAAAACGCAGGATTTATTTTTCGCTGCATATCTGGCTGTTCGTCAGAATCAGATCACAGGTTTTCCTGCTCAGCTCCATTTTATGATCGATCATATCCTAAATGCACTCAAAAATGATTCTCAGCTTCTGATCTTTGTTTCGAAAAACCTCTCCTGGAATGTATTTCAGGCTGCATTGGAACAAAAAATGCCTGACAGAGATGTCAGATTTTATGATAAATATCTCCAACTGATCGAGGAAGGTCATCAGGCTTATGAACATCCTGATCTGCTGCTCTTCTCAGTGATCGAGCTTGCAAGTTCAACCTGCTACAACTGTATTCTGTATCAGCAGCCAGTTCCACTTGAAGAATACATGCCTTATCTGCACAAATCCATTGATGGGATACTTTCCAGTTATCAGAAAGATTCTTCTGATACTTCCGCAGACTAA